Proteins co-encoded in one Flavobacterium sp. M31R6 genomic window:
- a CDS encoding dihydrofolate reductase, with product MKLVKIAGLFMVFAISIVSNAQGDKNATAKSTQKESSDFFVEQFSDIKVLRYQIPGWENLTLKEQELVYYLTQAGNSGRDIMWDQHYKYNLTIRKALENIYQNYKGDKNGTDWKNFEIYLKRVWFSNGIHHHYSTEKIKPDFSIAYFNTLLKATKTTLSPKIVAILFNDVDSKRVNLDTSKGLLEGSAINFYEKGITQKEVEAFYAAKKSPDPKKPYSFGLNSKLVRNANGQLEEKVWKSGGMYGPAIDKIIYWLGKAQKVAENKKQGDAIGLLIKYYKTGDLKTWDDYNIAWLQATEGNIDYINSFIEVYNDPLGYRGSYEGIVQIKDFDMSKKMEVVSKNAQWFEDNSPLAPEHKKKNVVGVSYKTVVVAGESGDSSPSTPIGVNLPNADWIRADYGSKSVSLGNIIDAYSKAAGKGKLQEFANDEEEIRLAEKYAELGSKLHTSLHEVVGHASGQINPGVGTPKETLKNYSSTLEEGRADLVGLYYLYSPKIQEIGLVDNWKELGMECYDSYIRNGLMTQLVRLELGANIEEAHMRNRQWVSAWVFEKGKKDNVIEMITRNGKTYFNITDYDKLHDLFGQLLKEVQRIKSEGDYEAGKALVENYGVKVDQKLHAEVLERNKQFPDAPYSGFVNPVLVPKLNAKGEIISIAIEQPKTFAEQMLNYSKIYGFLPLEN from the coding sequence ATGAAATTAGTTAAAATAGCAGGCCTTTTCATGGTTTTTGCGATTTCGATTGTAAGTAATGCACAAGGCGATAAAAATGCAACAGCAAAATCTACTCAAAAAGAATCTTCCGATTTCTTCGTAGAACAGTTTTCGGACATAAAAGTTTTACGTTATCAAATTCCAGGATGGGAAAACCTTACTCTGAAAGAGCAGGAATTGGTTTATTATCTAACACAGGCCGGAAATTCTGGTCGTGATATAATGTGGGATCAGCATTATAAATACAATTTGACGATCCGAAAAGCATTAGAGAATATTTATCAAAATTATAAAGGTGATAAAAATGGAACCGATTGGAAAAATTTTGAAATTTATTTGAAAAGAGTTTGGTTTTCAAACGGTATTCACCATCATTATTCAACTGAAAAAATCAAACCAGATTTTTCAATAGCCTATTTCAATACTTTGTTGAAAGCTACCAAAACAACTTTGTCACCTAAAATAGTTGCTATTTTATTTAATGATGTTGATTCGAAAAGAGTAAATCTTGATACTTCAAAAGGACTATTGGAAGGATCAGCAATCAATTTCTATGAAAAAGGTATCACTCAAAAAGAAGTAGAAGCTTTTTATGCTGCGAAAAAAAGTCCAGATCCAAAGAAACCGTATTCTTTTGGTTTGAATTCTAAATTGGTTCGAAATGCGAACGGTCAATTAGAAGAGAAAGTTTGGAAAAGTGGCGGTATGTATGGACCAGCGATCGATAAAATTATTTATTGGTTGGGGAAAGCACAAAAAGTTGCCGAAAATAAAAAGCAAGGCGATGCAATTGGACTTTTAATAAAATATTATAAAACAGGAGATCTTAAAACCTGGGATGATTATAATATTGCTTGGTTGCAGGCGACAGAAGGGAATATCGATTATATCAACAGTTTTATAGAAGTTTATAATGATCCATTGGGATATAGAGGTTCTTATGAAGGAATTGTTCAAATTAAGGATTTTGATATGTCCAAAAAAATGGAAGTAGTATCGAAAAACGCTCAATGGTTTGAAGATAATTCTCCATTGGCACCAGAACACAAAAAGAAAAATGTAGTTGGTGTTTCTTATAAAACAGTTGTAGTTGCTGGAGAGTCAGGAGATTCATCGCCAAGTACCCCAATTGGGGTGAATTTGCCAAATGCAGATTGGATTCGTGCAGATTATGGTTCTAAATCGGTTTCACTTGGAAATATTATTGATGCTTACTCCAAAGCAGCAGGAAAGGGAAAACTGCAAGAATTTGCAAATGATGAAGAGGAAATAAGATTGGCTGAAAAATATGCTGAATTGGGAAGTAAATTGCATACTTCTTTACATGAAGTAGTAGGACATGCATCGGGTCAAATCAATCCTGGTGTTGGAACTCCAAAAGAAACTTTGAAAAATTATTCTTCAACATTAGAGGAGGGAAGAGCTGATTTAGTTGGATTGTACTATTTATATAGTCCTAAAATTCAAGAAATTGGTTTGGTAGATAATTGGAAAGAATTAGGAATGGAGTGTTATGACAGTTATATCAGAAACGGTTTGATGACCCAATTAGTTCGTTTAGAATTGGGTGCAAATATAGAGGAAGCTCACATGAGAAACCGTCAATGGGTAAGTGCTTGGGTTTTTGAAAAAGGTAAAAAGGACAATGTTATCGAAATGATTACTCGTAACGGAAAAACCTATTTTAACATTACCGATTACGATAAATTACATGATTTATTTGGTCAATTATTGAAAGAAGTACAGCGAATTAAATCTGAAGGCGATTATGAAGCAGGGAAAGCGTTAGTAGAAAATTATGGTGTAAAAGTTGATCAAAAATTGCATGCTGAAGTATTGGAACGTAATAAACAATTTCCAGACGCTCCTTATAGTGGTTTTGTAAATCCAGTTTTGGTTCCTAAGTTGAATGCGAAAGGAGAGATAATATCGATAGCGATAGAACAACCAAAAACATTTGCGGAGCAAATGTTGAACTATTCTAAAATTTATGGTTTCTTGCCATTAGAAAATTAA
- a CDS encoding nucleoside triphosphate pyrophosphohydrolase family protein — MEKQINAVKEFHTAFRIGHSETPIASLGEAKNILRYNLMKEENEEYLEAVQNNDLVEIADALGDMMYILCGTIIEHGLQHKIEAVFDEIQRSNMSKLGEDGNPIYREDGKVMKGPNYFKPDFSKLI, encoded by the coding sequence ATGGAAAAACAAATCAACGCTGTTAAGGAATTTCATACAGCATTTAGGATAGGTCACAGTGAAACGCCTATTGCTAGTTTAGGTGAAGCCAAAAATATACTTCGTTACAATTTGATGAAAGAAGAGAATGAAGAGTATCTTGAAGCAGTTCAGAATAATGACTTAGTAGAAATTGCCGATGCATTGGGGGATATGATGTACATTCTTTGTGGTACTATTATAGAACATGGGCTACAACACAAAATTGAAGCCGTTTTTGACGAAATTCAACGCTCAAATATGAGTAAATTAGGAGAAGACGGAAATCCTATTTATCGTGAAGACGGGAAAGTAATGAAAGGGCCTAATTATTTCAAACCTGATTTTTCTAAGCTTATTTAA
- a CDS encoding branched-chain amino acid aminotransferase: MSTTQANKIEIIKAATSKINEVDFDNLSFGAVFTDHLFECDYINGEWQQPVIKPYAPFLLDPSAKVFHYGQAIFEGMKAYKDDNNDVWLFRPDENYKRFNTSAVRMAMPEVPEFVFMEGLKQLLKLDQAWVKKGNGSTMYIRPFMIATGTGVVANPSEDYKFMILLSPAKAYYSGEVKVLIAEHYSRAANGGIGAAKAAGNYAAQFYPTTLANKQGFQQVIWTDDATHTKLEEAGTMNVFFRINDTLLTAPVSERILDGITRKSLIDMAKKEGISVEVRPVLVSELVEASKNGTLKEIFGAGTAAVVNPIAGYSYKDVYYELPKIENSFASLLKEKLTNLQNKLTEDTFGWTVKV, from the coding sequence ATGAGTACCACTCAAGCCAACAAAATAGAAATAATAAAAGCAGCTACTTCAAAAATAAATGAAGTTGATTTTGATAATTTAAGCTTTGGAGCAGTATTCACAGATCATTTATTTGAGTGTGATTACATCAATGGAGAATGGCAACAACCAGTTATTAAACCGTATGCACCTTTCTTACTTGATCCATCTGCGAAAGTATTTCATTATGGACAAGCCATTTTTGAAGGTATGAAAGCTTACAAAGATGATAATAATGATGTATGGCTTTTTAGACCTGATGAAAACTACAAACGTTTCAATACATCAGCCGTAAGAATGGCTATGCCAGAAGTTCCTGAATTTGTTTTTATGGAAGGGTTGAAACAATTATTAAAATTAGATCAAGCTTGGGTAAAAAAAGGAAATGGAAGTACGATGTACATTAGACCTTTTATGATTGCTACAGGAACTGGCGTAGTTGCCAATCCATCTGAAGATTATAAATTCATGATTTTATTGTCACCAGCAAAAGCTTATTATTCTGGTGAAGTAAAAGTATTAATTGCAGAACATTATAGTAGAGCTGCCAATGGAGGTATTGGTGCTGCCAAAGCTGCCGGTAACTATGCTGCGCAATTCTACCCAACTACTTTGGCTAACAAACAAGGATTCCAACAAGTAATCTGGACTGATGACGCTACGCACACCAAACTTGAAGAAGCGGGCACAATGAACGTGTTTTTTAGAATAAACGACACTTTATTGACTGCTCCAGTAAGCGAACGTATTTTAGATGGTATTACCAGAAAAAGTCTTATCGACATGGCCAAAAAAGAAGGAATATCGGTAGAGGTTCGTCCTGTATTAGTTTCTGAACTTGTGGAAGCTTCAAAAAATGGAACTTTAAAAGAGATTTTCGGTGCTGGTACTGCTGCAGTTGTTAACCCGATTGCTGGTTACTCTTACAAAGACGTTTATTATGAATTACCAAAAATTGAAAATTCATTTGCTTCTTTATTGAAAGAAAAACTAACAAACCTTCAAAACAAACTAACTGAAGATACGTTTGGTTGGACAGTTAAGGTATAA
- the mnmD gene encoding tRNA (5-methylaminomethyl-2-thiouridine)(34)-methyltransferase MnmD, which yields MEREIIRTQDGSTTIHIKEWNECYHSKHGAIQEAKHVFIKNGLALFPNQSISILEIGFGTGLNTFITFLEAQGLGQTINYVGVEAYPISEHEIQSMNYLEELDALDSKAVFDKIHSTNWEEKNDLSENFSLTKREQFFQDIDDIEKFDLIYFDAFGYRVQPELWSTSIFEKMYKALKPDSVLVTYAARGVVKRSMIEVGFTVEKLAGPPGKREMFRARK from the coding sequence TTGGAAAGAGAAATTATACGTACTCAGGATGGTTCTACAACAATTCATATCAAAGAATGGAATGAATGTTATCATTCTAAACATGGTGCAATACAGGAAGCTAAGCATGTTTTTATAAAAAATGGATTGGCATTGTTTCCAAATCAAAGTATCTCCATTCTTGAAATTGGTTTTGGTACAGGCTTAAATACTTTTATAACCTTTTTGGAAGCTCAGGGTCTTGGTCAAACAATTAATTATGTTGGGGTAGAAGCCTATCCGATTTCTGAACATGAAATTCAATCCATGAATTATTTGGAGGAATTGGATGCTTTGGATTCAAAAGCTGTTTTTGATAAAATACATTCAACAAATTGGGAAGAAAAAAATGATTTGTCAGAAAATTTTTCTTTGACCAAAAGGGAACAATTTTTTCAGGATATTGACGATATAGAAAAATTTGATTTGATTTATTTTGATGCTTTTGGTTATCGTGTTCAACCGGAATTATGGAGTACCTCAATATTTGAAAAAATGTACAAAGCCCTCAAACCAGATTCAGTGTTAGTTACTTATGCGGCTAGGGGTGTTGTGAAGAGGAGTATGATTGAAGTAGGATTCACAGTTGAAAAATTAGCAGGACCTCCAGGAAAAAGAGAAATGTTTAGAGCAAGAAAGTAA
- a CDS encoding hydrogen peroxide-inducible genes activator encodes MTITQLKYVLAVAEHKNFTLAAEKCFVTQPTLSMQIQKIEDELSIQIFDRTKKPIQLTDIGQKIVNQAKNIVNEADRIQDIVEQQKGFIGGEFRLGIIPTIMPTLLPMFLNNFIKKYPKVKLIIEELNTDEIITKLKNGNLDAAIAATPLEDEKIKEIVLYFEPFVAYIPENNTIFQKEEIEVDDLNINDILLLQDGHCFRDGILNLCKNRNESGLKSFQIESGSFETLIKLADEGLGTTLLPYLHTLDLKESDKLKLRHFKEPKPAREVSLIYPKSELKIQIIDALRSTIAGVVKGAIVFQNVQIVSPLPKK; translated from the coding sequence ATGACAATCACACAACTCAAATATGTTTTGGCTGTAGCCGAACACAAAAATTTCACTTTGGCTGCCGAAAAATGTTTTGTGACTCAACCCACGTTGAGTATGCAAATTCAAAAAATTGAAGACGAACTGAGTATACAAATCTTTGACCGTACCAAAAAACCGATTCAACTAACTGATATTGGCCAAAAAATTGTTAACCAAGCGAAAAACATCGTTAACGAAGCCGATCGCATACAAGATATAGTGGAACAACAAAAAGGATTTATTGGTGGTGAGTTTAGGCTCGGAATTATCCCGACAATCATGCCCACTTTACTTCCAATGTTTCTAAACAATTTCATCAAGAAATACCCAAAAGTAAAATTGATCATTGAGGAATTGAATACCGACGAAATAATTACAAAATTAAAAAACGGTAATCTCGATGCTGCAATTGCCGCAACACCACTAGAAGACGAAAAAATTAAAGAAATTGTACTCTACTTTGAACCTTTTGTTGCTTACATTCCAGAAAATAACACCATTTTTCAAAAAGAGGAAATTGAAGTAGACGACCTTAACATCAATGACATCTTGTTGCTTCAAGACGGGCATTGTTTTAGGGATGGAATTTTGAATTTATGCAAAAATAGAAATGAGTCGGGGTTAAAATCTTTTCAAATTGAAAGCGGAAGCTTTGAGACATTAATAAAACTGGCAGATGAAGGATTGGGAACTACTTTACTTCCCTATTTACACACCTTAGATCTAAAAGAATCGGACAAATTAAAACTCAGACATTTCAAGGAACCTAAACCAGCTCGTGAAGTGAGCTTAATATATCCAAAAAGTGAATTGAAGATTCAAATCATCGACGCTTTAAGAAGCACAATTGCAGGAGTTGTTAAAGGCGCAATTGTCTTTCAAAACGTCCAAATCGTTAGTCCGCTTCCGAAAAAATAA